Proteins encoded within one genomic window of Streptomyces sp. NBC_01237:
- a CDS encoding DUF5655 domain-containing protein, translated as MSGLKLFNTKGGVTEVTPRLADVEADVQSLVEANMEALLGVRFLTSEYSTGPVHGGRIDSLGLDENGSPVIVEYKRGTDAGVINQGLFYLSWLMDHRREFEHLVRHRLGPTAAAQVLWSGPRLVCIAGDFTRYDVHAVGEHRRSIDLVRYRLFGSALLGLETVASVSGRTPAARRARRQSPDEGRSAPMDDLVRTVDEMLLGLGNGVNRIQRKQYRAYQRLRNFACVCPPQRSKLLVYLKADPKAVDLVPGFSRDVTGLGHHGTGDLEVQLRTTRDVERAESLFRASYAAA; from the coding sequence CGTCTTGCTGACGTCGAGGCAGACGTGCAGAGCCTTGTCGAGGCAAACATGGAGGCCCTGCTGGGTGTCCGGTTCCTGACAAGCGAGTACAGCACCGGGCCGGTCCATGGCGGCCGGATCGACTCGCTCGGGCTGGATGAGAACGGCAGCCCGGTCATCGTCGAGTACAAGCGCGGCACGGACGCTGGTGTGATCAACCAGGGGTTGTTCTACCTGTCGTGGCTGATGGACCACCGCCGCGAGTTCGAGCACCTGGTCCGTCACCGGCTTGGGCCGACGGCAGCGGCCCAGGTCCTCTGGAGCGGACCGAGGCTGGTGTGCATCGCCGGCGACTTCACGCGCTATGACGTGCACGCGGTCGGTGAGCACAGACGCAGCATCGACCTGGTGCGGTACCGCCTCTTCGGCAGCGCGTTGCTCGGCCTTGAGACCGTGGCATCCGTCAGCGGCCGGACACCGGCGGCCCGCCGGGCGCGCCGGCAGTCGCCCGACGAAGGCCGCAGTGCACCCATGGACGATCTGGTGCGAACGGTTGACGAGATGCTGCTGGGCCTGGGCAACGGTGTGAACCGCATCCAGCGCAAGCAGTACCGGGCGTATCAGCGGCTGCGGAACTTCGCGTGCGTCTGCCCGCCGCAGCGGAGCAAGCTCCTCGTCTACCTCAAGGCCGACCCCAAGGCGGTCGACCTCGTGCCCGGCTTCAGCCGCGACGTGACGGGGCTCGGCCACCATGGCACGGGCGACCTGGAGGTACAGCTGCGCACCACGCGGGACGTGGAGCGTGCTGAGAGTCTGTTCCGTGCGAGCTACGCAGCGGCGTGA
- a CDS encoding DUF317 domain-containing protein produces the protein MTTPFTDAHARLDAHPGHRSAVVATITGSQAHIAHVGLDAAGWTALDRNTLVLARIDREEPYWAADAARELLAAGITVEIAPLVQAAMRRDWTWSEFPVPWSTWAQTRKVSEQAQTIYDDIRHGHLRIHAHAQHGHTTVAVGTYLACFGGVKSVLLHGENHLRKITGTFDSPAQALTEFERCHGAAMLIGPPEPTETERATAEARTSLSRKTGESGHAMRNPETVPAYAADAGDHNALLDQFLDTHGQWQKWRTWSDDTTHAIHEDQTLRIELAHEHPAHQTAWTVAAYETPVSDRTWALTATGTTPAPVLEGLLTHLAIIANAGAAEEGPVDEQAATTATEPLTEAGWKHTVEDGRWMRWTSPAGDAGVQFQAVTQQPGLHTWTVWAGPSLNRATWILTASPSTPGSLLADLSETLAHVTGIRQAPATGPRRKTGLGESPLSIPGLNSVPAARPTR, from the coding sequence GTGACCACTCCCTTCACCGACGCCCACGCCCGTCTCGACGCCCACCCCGGTCACCGCAGTGCTGTAGTTGCCACCATCACCGGCTCCCAGGCCCACATCGCCCACGTCGGGCTGGATGCCGCCGGCTGGACAGCTCTGGACAGGAACACGCTGGTCCTGGCACGCATCGACCGTGAGGAGCCGTACTGGGCCGCGGATGCGGCCCGCGAACTCCTCGCCGCCGGGATCACCGTCGAGATCGCGCCCCTGGTCCAGGCAGCAATGCGCAGGGACTGGACCTGGTCCGAGTTTCCAGTTCCCTGGTCCACCTGGGCCCAGACCCGGAAGGTTTCCGAGCAGGCCCAGACGATCTACGACGACATCCGCCACGGACACCTCCGCATCCACGCCCACGCCCAACACGGACACACCACGGTCGCCGTCGGCACCTACCTCGCATGCTTCGGCGGCGTCAAGAGCGTCCTTCTCCACGGCGAGAACCACCTGCGGAAGATCACCGGCACCTTCGACTCGCCCGCACAGGCCCTGACGGAATTCGAGAGGTGCCACGGCGCCGCCATGCTCATCGGGCCCCCAGAGCCCACTGAAACCGAGCGCGCCACGGCCGAAGCACGAACGTCCCTCAGTAGAAAAACCGGTGAGTCCGGGCACGCCATGCGGAACCCGGAGACCGTGCCGGCCTACGCCGCCGACGCCGGTGACCACAACGCCTTGCTCGACCAATTCCTCGACACGCACGGCCAATGGCAGAAGTGGCGTACCTGGTCCGACGACACCACCCACGCCATCCACGAAGACCAGACCCTGCGCATCGAACTAGCCCACGAACACCCCGCCCACCAGACCGCCTGGACCGTGGCCGCATACGAAACACCCGTCTCCGACCGGACGTGGGCTCTCACAGCAACCGGCACAACTCCAGCCCCGGTGCTGGAGGGCCTGCTGACACACCTAGCGATCATCGCCAACGCGGGCGCGGCCGAAGAGGGCCCCGTGGACGAGCAGGCTGCCACGACCGCCACTGAACCCCTCACCGAGGCTGGGTGGAAGCACACCGTGGAAGACGGACGCTGGATGCGCTGGACCTCACCCGCCGGCGACGCAGGTGTTCAGTTCCAAGCCGTCACCCAGCAGCCGGGACTGCATACCTGGACGGTCTGGGCCGGCCCGAGCCTCAACCGAGCAACCTGGATCCTCACAGCGTCCCCGAGCACGCCCGGCTCGCTGCTCGCCGACCTCTCCGAGACCCTTGCCCATGTAACCGGCATTCGCCAGGCCCCAGCTACAGGTCCCAGGCGCAAGACGGGCCTCGGCGAGTCGCCTCTGTCCATCCCGGGACTTAACTCCGTTCCCGCTGCGCGCCCTACCCGTTGA